A single region of the Fusarium fujikuroi IMI 58289 draft genome, chromosome FFUJ_chr05 genome encodes:
- a CDS encoding related to cyclin-dependent kinase inhibitor 1c — MRYNALAFMALVNGLAQANRFDWQSESKADVAKHEHKNAADPVFKVEVNKGQLEAGKLKKEGEKAEQQAKKLEEKLQKKEDELELKAAQAGGNRHHHHSHSSYSPDPTYDPATKTTGYHHHHSGHLQKGPYTLDGEKYDYIHKPKVHFHTSYTTHAPTLSPGCVGDKCSRKPCKECHGNWAQPGCWHCKALGATGEEVAEQVAKTTKHAPKETKAKEEEEEKKEKDPHAKTYTHGDKTVIVPKETKAPEATRPEAPQIEQPHKEGPKVIVIEDPKKKPEEKKSEEEKETYHDEKPKHEHPKEEPKKEDICDKVHHHGQPSICDKIEHQHHKVDEPKKENICSKPKGCHPHQAPVPAPAPAPAPAPAPAPAPHNEVKPAPAPAPVPHHEVKPAPAPVPAPHHPEQKPEIPPVPIPAPAPQQPEQKPGEVQPAPAPAPVPAPAQPEGAKPEEGKYGNAPSVPVTVPKSGATYNRVSVGVAVFAGVASMMLL; from the coding sequence atgAGATACAACGCTTTGGCCTTCATGGCCCTCGTCAACGGCCTCGCTCAGGCCAACCGTTTCGACTGGCAGAGCGAGTCCAAGGCTGATGTTGCCAAGCATGAGCACAAGAACGCTGCCGATCCTGTCTTTAAGGTGGAGGTGAACAAGGGTCAACTTGAGGCTGGAAAATTAAAgaaggagggagagaaagcCGAGcaacaggccaagaagctggaggagaagctgcagaagaaagaggatgagcttgagctcaaggctgcACAGGCTGGAGGGAAccgccatcaccaccacagccACTCCTCATACTCCCCTGATCCTACCTACGATCCTGCCACAAAAACTACTGgatatcatcaccatcactcaGGCCACCTCCAAAAGGGCCCCTACACGCTTGATGGAGAGAAATACGACTATATCCATAAACCAAAGGTCCACTTCCACACCTCTTACACAACCCACGCACCTACTCTCAGTCCTGGATGTGTCGGTGACAAGTGTTCTCGTAAGCCTTGTAAGGAATGCCATGGCAACTGGGCACAGCCTGGCTGCTGGCACTGCAAAGCCCTTGGAGCCACTGGCGAGGAGGTTGCTGAACAGGTGGCGAAGACCACCAAGCATGCTCCCAAAGAAACCAAGgccaaagaggaggaggaggagaaaaaggagaaggatccTCACGCAAAGACATACACGCATGGAGACAAGACTGTCATTGTTCCTAAGGAGACCAAGGCCCCTGAAGCTACTCGGCCTGAAGCTCCCCAGATTGAACAACCTCATAAAGAGGGACCTAaggtcatcgtcatcgaggaccccaagaagaagcctgaggagaagaagtctgaagaggagaaagaaacgTATCACGATGAGAAGCCCAAGCATGAGCACCCCAAGGAggagcccaagaaggaggacaTCTGTGACAAGGTCcatcaccatggccagcCTAGCATCTGTGACAAGATCGAGCATCAGCACCACAAGGTTGACGAGCCTAAGAAGGAGAACATTTGTTCGAAGCCCAAGGGTTGCCATCCCCATCAGGCTCCCGTTCCCGCTCCCGCCCCCGCTCCCGCTCCTGCTCCcgctcctgctcctgctcctcacAACGAAGTGAAGCCTGCCCCTGCCCCTGCTCCCGTCCCTCACCATGAAGTGaagcctgctcctgctcccgTCCCGGCTCCTCATCACCCCGAGCAGAAGCCTGAGATTCCACCTGTCCCTATCCCTGCTCCAGCTCCCCAACAGCCTGAGCAGAAGCCCGGAGAGGTTCaaccggctccggctccggctccggtcCCAGCCCCTGCTCAGCCCGAAGGAGCCAAGCCTGAAGAGGGCAAGTACGGCAATGCTCCCTCAGTTCCTGTAACAGTGCCTAAGTCCGGAGCCACCTACAACCGCGTCTCTGTTGGCGTCGCCGTCTTTGCAGGTGTTGCCAGCATGATGCTTCTATGA
- a CDS encoding related to palI protein, which produces MGLGRFIHHIGAFFLLAATVMLIVVSITAPVVNDIALLKVNLNGNSGGGNGVNFGTFGYCVTRSSGSDSCTSARIGYDPSNAVAGTNFSNAGSDTAKALTYVMVLHPIGAGLCFIAFLLALGAGIFGSLMSTLVSLLAFFVTIIALACDFAGFSIVRRRINRDTSASARWSVGIWLVLAAAILCLIGTIAVFVTCCSGRRRRNRENKKMAAYNSSPTRY; this is translated from the exons ATGGGTCTGGGACGATTCATCCACCATATCGGTGCCTTTTTCCTCTTGGCAGCAACAGTCATGCTCATTGTAGTGAGCATTACAGCTCCTGTTGTCAATGACATAGCCCTCCTCAAGGTCAACTTGAACGGCAACTCTGGGGGAGGAAATGGTGTGAATTTTGGAACTTTTGGGTATTGTGTCACAAGAAGCAGTGGAAG CGATAGTTGCACAAGCGCTCGCATTGGCTACGACCCTTCCAATGCTGTAGCCGGCACCAACTTCTCCAATGCTGGCTCGGACACTGCAAAGGCCTTGACATATGTCATGGTCCTGCATCCTATTGGTGCTGGACTTTGCTTCATTGCCTTCCTTCTGGCTCTCGGCGCCGGCATCTTTGGCTCCCTCATGTCCACGCTTGTTTCACTCCTGGCCTTCTTTGTTACTATCATTGCCCTGGCTTGTGACTTCGCTGGATTCTCCATTGTCAGACGACGTATCAACCGAGACACCTCCGCCAGTGCTCGCTGGTCTGTTGGTATCTGGCTCGTCCTTGCCGCAGCTATTCTCTGTCTCATCGGCACTATCGCCGTCTTCGTTACCTGCTGTTCCGGCCGCCGTCGTCGCAACcgcgagaacaagaagatggcaGCCTACAACTCTTCTCCCACCCGctactaa
- a CDS encoding related to methionyl-tRNA formyltransferase precursor, mitochondrial, producing MILFTGFKSRSLLDVRFPQWRRLFSQSVTRKSPDPLRILFCGSDEFSCASLKALHEEHRHNKNLVESLDVMVLPPRRMGRGFKTLREVPCKLLAENLRLNIHQRKTFTGWDLPEGTNLVIAVSFGLFVPPRILTSAKYGGLNVHPSLLPDLRGPAPIHHAILQGYDYTGISLQTLDYRIFDHGTILSQTSRPGISIPPGCTVQELTSLLAPIGAQMLIQGLRDGVYVPLRQNTGWRAEELSDEQLVHAPKLTKADGRIKWTQWTGDDIVRRIRVLGSVWTHAVNKKGDKRRLIFQDVETISSKDIGNHGAKVRLLEDTGVVLETLVWDQGDGSCAIRTLDDSVIRVKKIKEEGKSQRDAMAGLRGYIADD from the exons ATGATTCTATTTACCGGTTTCAAATCTAGATCATTGCTCGATGTGCGATTTCCTCAATGGCGAAGGCTCTTCTCGCAAAGTGTGACTCGAAAGTCCCCAGACCCGCTGCGCATTCTCTTCTGCGGATCCGATGAGTTCAGTTGCGCATCTCTGAAAGCTCTCCACGAAGAGCATCGTCACAACAAGAACCTTGTAGAGTCGTTGGATGTTATGGTTTTGCCACCACGACGCATGGGAAGAGGTTTCAAAACACTGAGAGAAG TACCTTGTAAGTTACTTGCAGAAAACTTGAGATTGAATATTCACCAGCGCAAAACCTTCACAGGATGGGAT CTCCCTGAAGGAACAAATCTTGTGATAGCAGTATCCTTCGGACTATTCGTCCCGCCCAGGATCTTAACTTCGGCCAAATACGGTGGACTCAACGTGCATCCTTCTCTGCTACCTGA TCTTCGTGGGCCTGCTCCGATCCACCATGCGATTCTCCAAGGATATGACTACACGGGAATCTCATTGCAAACACTAGACTACAGAATCTTCGATCATGGAACTATCCTGTCTCAAACCTCTCGTCCTGGAATATCGATACCTCCAGGCTGTACCGTCCAAGAACTGACGAGCCTCCTAGCACCAATTGGAGCGCAAATGTTAATTCAAGGTCTGCGAGATGGAGTCTATGTGCCGCTTCGCCAGAATACAGGATGGAGAGCAGAAGAGCTGAGCGACGAGCAGCTCGTACACGCGCCCAAGCTCACAAAGGCTGATGGACGTATAAAATGGACTCAGTGGACAGGGGACGACATTGTGCGAAGGATACGAGTTCTTGGGTCTGTATGGACTCATGctgtcaacaagaagggTGATAAAAGGCGTTTGATTTTCCAAGATGTCGAGACCATATCCTCAAAGGATATCGGGAACCATGGAGCAAAAGTCCGCCTCCTTGAAGACACTGGGGTTGTCCTGGAGACTCTGGTTTGGGATCAAGGCGATGGAAGTTGTGCCATACGCACTCTGGACGATAGCGTAATTCGCGTGAAGAAGATTAAGGAGGAAGGGAAGTCGCAACGTGATGCAATGGCAGGACTGAGGGGCTACATCGCTGATGACTAA
- a CDS encoding related to caffeoyl-coa o-methyltransferase → MKDNSIPLYASPQLGQKVTDYAEQHSTPLPKYISDYHANISANREDSYYMSSVFQSQYNIFLAKSIRATRVLEIGVYVGFSALVWADAVGPSGLVTGLEFEPEYAELSKKAFAANGVDNVEIIVGPASESLPKLNPTEPYDLVFIDADKTGYPGYLKQLLELSEPGSSSRILRPGALIVSDNVLRRGLVADDKALGDDELKGDRLKNVSAVRQFNDLALQSPRLETFLLPLWDGVNVSRLLD, encoded by the exons ATGAAAGACAACAGCATTCCTCTTTATGCATCGCCCCAGCTGGGCCAAAAAGTCACTGACTACGCAGAGCAACACTCGACCCCGTTACCCAAGTACATAAGTGACTACCATGCGAATATCTCTGCCAACAGGGAGGATTCTTACTATATGAGCTCTGTTTTTCAGTCTCAGtataatatctttcttgCAAAATCTATTCGTGCTACAAGGG TTCTAGAAATCGGTGTCTATGTTGGCTTCTCTGCCCTCGTATGGGCTGACGCTGTGGGACCGAGTGGACTTGTGACTGGCTTGGAGTTCGAGCCTGAGTACGCTGAATTATCCAAGAAGGCTTTCGCAGCAAATGGAGTCGATAATGTTGAGATCATCGTCGGCCCTGCTTCTGAGTC TTTACCCAAACTCAACCCCACGGAGCCCTATGATCTTGTTTTCATTGATGCAGACAAGACTGGTTATCCGGGATACTTGAAGCAACTTCTCGAGTTGTCGGAGCCTGGTAGCTCGAGCAGAATCCTTCGGCCAGGCGCTCTCATCGTCTCGGATAATGTGCTGCGCCGAGGGTTGGTTGCAGACGACAAAGCGCTGGGTGACGACGAGCTCAAAGGCGATCGATTGAAGAACGTTTCAGCTGTGAGACAGTTCAATGATTTGGCGCTGCAAAGCCCACGACTTGAGACATTTCTTCTGCCGTTGTGGGATGGCGTCAACGTTTCCCGACTTCTTGATTAG
- a CDS encoding splicing factor NSR1-like protein: protein MATKEKKEKKPKTSRSELKAENPEKITTIERVESTEAVEMAESEAVVSSSKRKIELEEIEVDVDAPEPPSKRAKRALKKGKSLPSKQDSDDEKKGDKDGKDKKAARSEHSVWIGNLPFHVTATDLRKWLIDNSGGVITEEMITRVKLPTNKEPGRDKSVKPANKGFAYVDFTEIGPKVSAISLTESDLGGRKLLIKDATSFEGRPKKEPESTEENANEGKTSKEQKQDVNASRKIFVGNMSFKTTEDDLYRNFEKCGEIEWAKVATFEDTGKCKGFGWVKFQDPNAAAWAVKGFVKIKEAVDTEDDFKDDEEKDKSQQKQFKTRKWWVNRMLGRELKVELAEDDQVRYKKRFGKDRKALPGTDSNLRGRPPPRKYDQRNGAVRESNDVHGEVAKPLKEAEDISVARLTGAVVKHTGTKMTFD, encoded by the coding sequence atGGCgacaaaggaaaagaaagagaagaaaccgAAAACTTCTAGGTCGGAATTAAAGGCCGAGAACCCCGAGAAGATAACCACAATTGAGAGGGTCGAATCGACAGAAGCTGTGGAGATGGCAGAGTCTGAAGCCGTGGTATCTTCTTCCAAGCGCAAGATCGAACTCGAAGAAATCGAAGTCGACGTAGACGCACCCGAGCCCCCGTCCAAGCGTGCAAAGCGTGCTCTGAAAAAGGGGAAGTCATTACCCTCTAAACAGGatagcgatgatgagaaaaagGGCGATAAAGATGGCAAGGATAAGAAAGCCGCTCGGTCAGAGCACAGTGTCTGGATCGGCAACTTGCCATTTCATGTCACGGCTACAGATCTGCGCAAGTGGCTCATCGACAACTCCGGAGGCGTCATCACTGAAGAGATGATCACTCGGGTCAAGCTACCAACCAACAAGGAACCTGGCCGGGATAAGAGCGTCAAACCAGCAAACAAGGGATTTGCCTACGTCGATTTTACAGAAATCGGTCCTAAAGTCTCCGCTATCTCTCTGACCGAGAGTGACCTTGGTGGTCGAAAACTTCTCATTAAGGATGCGACATCGTTTGAAGGTCGACCCAAAAAGGAGCCTGAGTCCACAGAGGAGAACGCCAATGAGGGAAAGACCAGCAAGGAGCAAAAGCAAGATGTCAATGCCAGTCGCAAGATTTTCGTGGGCAACATGAGCTTCAAAACAACTGAGGACGACCTATACAGAAACTTTGAGAAGTGCGGCGAGATCGAATGGGCCAAGGTTGCGACCTTCGAGGATACTGGAAAGTGCAAGGGGTTTGGTTGGGTCAAGTTCCAGGACCCCAATGCTGCTGCATGGGCCGTCAAAGGTTTCGTCAAAATTAAAGAGGCAGTCGACACAGAGGACGATTTcaaggacgatgaggagaaggacaagtcGCAGCAGAAGCAGTTCAAGACACGCAAGTGGTGGGTAAACCGAATGCTAGGTCGCGAGCTTAAGGTGGAGTTAGCCGAGGATGACCAAGTACGGTACAAGAAGCGGTTCGGCAAGGATCGTAAGGCACTTCCCGGTACGGACAGTAACCTACGAGGTCGACCTCCGCCGCGTAAGTATGATCAAAGGAATGGCGCAGTGCGGGAGAGTAATGATGTCCATGGGGAGGTTGCGAAGCCGCTcaaggaagctgaggatATATCTGTTGCGAGACTGACGGGCGCGGTTGTGAAGCATACGGGCACGAAGATGACCTTTGACTAA
- a CDS encoding probable protein ORM1, protein MPERNATGGAGARRRRSSSILQVYHEPPETLEQISDQASLPNLNANWTNAKGAWTIHFVLIVCAKIIFDAIPGVSQETSWTLVNMSYMFGSYIMFHHVRGVPFDFNSGAFDNLNMWEQIDNGAQYTPTKKFLLGVPIALFLVSTHYTHYDLTYFTINLLAVLGVVIPKLPFSHRMRFGLFSGLPEE, encoded by the exons ATGCCCGAACGAAACGCAACGGGAGGAGCTGGAGCCCGAAGGAGGAGATCTAGCAGTATCCTCCAAGTTTACCATGAGCCTCCCGAGACTCTCGAGCAGATCAGCGACCAAGCTTCCCTGCCTAACCTCAACGCCAACTGGACAAATGCTAAAG GTGCCTGGACCATTCATTTCGTCCTGATCGTGTGCGCCAAAATCATATTTGACGCCATCCCTGGTGTTTCGCAGGAGACTTCATGGACGCTTGTCAACATGTCATACATGTTTGGCTCCTACATCATGTTCCACCATGTTCGTGGCGTTCCCTTCGATTTCAACAGTGGCGCTTTTGACAATCTCAACATGTGGGAGCAAATTGACAATGGCGCGCAGTACACGCCCACCAAGAAGTTTCTTCTTGGTGTTCCGATTGCACTGTTTCTCGTCAGCACCCATTATACACATTACGACTTGAcatactttactattaacttattgGCTGTCCTGGGAGTCGTCATCCCCAAGCTACCCTTC AGCCACCGAATGCGATTTGGGTTGTTCTCAGGTCTACCAGAGGAATAG
- a CDS encoding related to KEX1 protein precursor produces the protein MVLKFMIPSPRRWAALVSFCLAPTLAIAVGDATATKAAAADYYVRDLPGLPTDGPDVKMHAGHIEVTPDTHGNLFFWHFENQHIADRQRTVIWINGGPGCSSEDGSMMEIGPYRLKDQDHLVYNNGSWNEFANLLFVDNPVGTGFSSVDTNNYIHELKEMADQFVKFLEKWFALFPQYDRDDIYIAGESYAGQHIPYIARAILDRNMKNPATAWNLKGLLIGNGWIDPIEQYPAYITFAIQKGLIKKDSDEHKQLQGDLRNCQRMMASDVGHVDYGECEAILSNMLRLTKNGDGDNACVNMYDVRLKDSYPSCGMNWPPDLVHLTPYLRKPEVTKALHVDGIKKSVGWTECNGAVGGAFNARKSKPSVDLLPALLKEVPIMLFSGAEDLICNHIGTENMISKMEWNGGKGFEVTPGNWAPRRDWTFEDETAGFWQEARNLTYVLVYNSSHMVPFDLPRRSRDMLDRFMGIDISRVGGDPADSRIDGEKGPKTSVGDAKNSTKTADEEHQKQLDEAKWAAYYKSGEIVLVIVIIGVIVWGYWIWRERRRGAAYSALADHDLSSRSNGHRPKSQPGDLESAAFDESELDDLHVTTPGTSNSARFPANHDSSEKFVTKYVE, from the exons ATGGTTCTCAAATTCATGATTCCGTCCCCGAGACGATGGGCCGCCCTGGTCTCCTTCTGCCTCGCACCAACTCTAGCCATCGCTGTAGGCGATGCGACCGCAACAaaagctgcagctgccgACTACTATGTTCGCGACCTTCCGGGGTTACCCACCGATGGGCCTGATGTCAAGATGCACGCTGG TCATATCGAAGTCACCCCAGATACGCATGGGAACTTGTTCTTTTGGCATTTTGAGAACCAACATATCGCCGATAGACAACGGACTGTTATTTGGATCAATGGTGGACCAGGCTGCAGTTCAGAAGATGGCTCCATGATGGAAATTGGCCCCTATCGGCTCAAGGATCAAGACCATCTGGTCTACAACAATGGCTCGTGGAACGAATTCGCCAACCTGCTCTTCGTCGATAACCCTGTAGGCACCGGCTTCAGCTCGGTCGACACCAATAACTATATACACGAACTTAAGGAAATGGCGGATCAATTTGTCAAATTCCTTGAGAAGTGGTTCGCTCTCTTTCCCCAGTACGATCGCGATGAT ATATACATCGCAGGCGAGTCTTACGCCGGACAGCATATCCCATACATCGCCAGGGCTATCCTCGATCGCAATATGAAGAATCCTGCAACCGCATGGAACCTGAAAGGACTATTGATCGGCAATGGATGGATCGACCCAATCGAACAGTATCCGGCTTACATTACATTTGCCATTCAGAAGGGTCTGATCAAGAAGGACTCCGACGAGCACAAGCAACTGCAAGGCGACCTGCGCAATTGTCAGAGAATGATGGCCTCGGATGTTGGGCATGTTGACTACGGCGAATGCGAAGCTATCTTGTCAAACATGCTCAGACTGACCAAGAACGGTGACGGCGATAATGCATGCGTCAACATGTATGATGTACGACTGAAAGATTCATACCCTAGCTGTGGCATGAACTGGCCTCCGGATCTGGTGCACCTAACTCCTTACCTGAGAAAGCCGGAGGTTACGAAAGCCCTTCATGTCGATGGTATTAAGAAATCTGTCGGTTGGACCGAGTGTAACGGTGCTGTTGGAGGTGCCTTCAACGCAAGGAAGTCTAAACCTTCGGTTGATCTCCTGCCCGCTCTCCTTAAGGAAGTCCCTATCATGCTCTTCTCTGGAGCTGAAGATCTCATTTGCAACCACATTGGAACTGAAAACATGATTAGCAAGATGGAGTGGAACGGTGGGAAGGGTTTCGAAGTAACACCAGGTAACTGGGCCCCGCGGCGTGACTGGACTTTTGAGGATGAGACAGCTGGTTTCTGGCAAGAGGCCCGGAACTTGACATATGTTCTTGTCTATAACTCTTCCCACATGGTCCCTTTCGACCTTCCACGACGAAGCCGAGATATGCTGGATCGCTTCATGGGCATTGATATCAGCAGAGTAGGTGGCGACCCTGCTGACAGTCGCATTGATGGCGAGAAGGGGCCAAAGACTAGCGTTGGCGATGCCAAGAACAGTACTAAGACCGCCGACGAGGAACACCAAAAGCAGTTGGACGAGGCCAAGTGGGCAGCATACTACAAGTCTGGCGAAATTgttctcgtcatcgtcatcattggTGTCATCGTTTGGGGATACTGGATCTGGCGTGAACGTCGCAGGGGTGCTGCCTATTCTGCTTTGGCTGATCATGATCTTTCCAGCCGATCCAACGGCCACCGACCCAAGTCGCAGCCTGGTGATCTTGAGTCGGCGGCTTTCGATGAAAGCGAACTGGACGATTTGCATGTAACAACACCGGGAACTAGCAACAGTGCTAGGTTTCCAGCGAATCATGACAGTAGCGAAAAGTTTGTCACCAAGTACGTCGAATAA